Genomic DNA from Streptomyces capillispiralis:
GGTGGGCGCGGGAGCGGTGGGTGGGTTACCAGCAGCGGGAGCTGACGTTGCCTACTTCGTTGCCCGTGAGCAGGCCGCCCCAGATGTAGTTGTCGTCCGCGAGGTAGACCCACTTGTTGTGGGTGTAGCCGTTTGCGGAGACGGTGCCGCCTTCGAGCCAGCACACGGCGGTGAGGTTCTGGTTTGCCGCGACGGTGTAGGCGATGCGGTAGCCCGTGGACGGTCCGATGCGCACGTTGCCCTGGATCCAGGTGGTGACCGTTTCGAACTGGGCGCTGGTGTTCGTCCGGTTGGTCTGCGGGGCTTGGGCCGCGGTGGCCGGAGCGGCCATGCCGGCGGCGGCCATGATGCCCGCTGCGGCTGTGATCATGATCTTGGTCAGTGGGCGTGACCTCGTCTGGTGCACTTTCTGATTCCCCCTGATGGGTTTGGGGAGGCCCTGGCGGGGCGGTCTCCCTGGTGCGGGCAGCGTCGTCCGTGGTGGGGTGCTGTGCAAGCTTTTCGGGGATCGTCGAAACGTTGCCGCGGCCGTCCGCCGTGGTGGCCGGGAACCGGCGTCCGGGGGAAGGGCATGCGGCCGGACGGTGTTGTGCTCGTCGGAGCACGGACGACGCTTTACGTTCACGACGGGGGTTGGTGTGACCGGCAGTCGTCTCTTACTGGGGCCGTTGGACGAGGTGCGCGTGGAGGTGGCCCGGGCTCCTGGCGCCAGCCTCTTCCCCGTGTTGCAGGAGGTGCTGGGAGGTGTGCGGCAGGGGGTGCCGGGGCGGTGGCGGAGCGCCGTGGAATCCGCTCTGCCCGCCTCGGCCGAGGTGATCCGTCCCTTGTTCGGGCCCGGGCACGGCTGGCTGCCCGATGTGTTGGCGCTGACCGGTGATGTGCGCGCCGCCCGTATGGAGAGTGTGCTGTCGCAGTTGCGGGAGGTCGGGCCGGAGGGCCTCGTGGCTGAGGTGACCGGGCGGTTCGGTGCCGTGGTGCCCCGGAGCTGGCAGAGGGTGCTGGATGACCCTGGGCGCTTTCTCGCCGCGTACTACGAGGTGGCCGACGCGGCCTGGCGGCGCTTGGAGCCGTTGTGGGTGCGGGCGGATGCGTTGTTGGGCAGGGAGGCCGAGCGGGTGGGTTCCGCTGTGGTCAGCCAGAACCTCGGTGTGGTGCTGACCGGTCTGGGCCCTCGGGTGCGGTACGTGGACGGGGTGCTTGAGCTGCCGCGGTGTGCGAGGGAGGTCTTCGAGCTCGGGGGTCGTCGGCTGGTGCTGGTTCCCGTGGTCTTCGGTGCGGCGGCCTCGATGCACAGTTTCGACCGTGATGATGTGGTCTGGTTCAGCTACCCGTTGCCCGGGCTGGGGCGTCTTGGCTCTCCGGGAGGGCAGCCGGTGGGTGAGGACGGTCTCGTTCGACTGCTGGGACCGGTCAGGGCGGGTGTGCTTCGCTCGGTGCGGCCGCCTGCGACGGTCAGTGAGCTGGCTCGTGTGCTGAATACGGGGGTCAGCACGATTACCTACCACTGCGAGTATCTGAGGGCGGTGGGTTTGCTTCAGCGGGAGCGTTATGGCCGTGAGGTGCGCCAGCGGCTGACCGGCCGTGGGGCTGCGCTGGTGGAGTTGTTCAAGGGTCCGGCCGGGTAGCGCTGCTGGCTGCGGGCTGGTTGGGGCAGGTCTCGGGGTGGCCTCCGTGGCCGCGTGATGCTGTGCCCTCTGGTGCTTGTGCGGCGCCTGTCTGGTGGGGTGAGCGGCGGTCGTGCAGAGGGTGGGGTGGTGTGTTCTGGTGCGGCTGGGCGGGGTGGAGGGGTGGGTGGTGTCGTTGGCCGTGCAGGGTCGGGGTGTGGGGTCGTCGGGGTACGGGGGCTGGTGGGGCGGGGTGGGGCGGGTGAGGTGGGTGGGGTGGGTGGGTGGGGTGGTGTCTGGGGCGTGGAGCGGCCGCTCGTTGCGCAGGGCGTTGTTGTGGGCGAGGAGGGTTTGCGAAGCGGAGGCCGGGCCGGGGCCGGCCACTGCGGGACCTCGCGGTGCAGGTGATCGTCGCGGCGCCGGGGCAGTGCCGTCCGGGCTGTCAGGTCCAGGGGGAGTGCGAGCGGCGTCAGTTGCGCGGTGGGGTTCCGTTCGTCGCCCTCCTGTCCGGCTCGGGGGTGGTGGCGTGGGGGGATGCGGAGGTCGTGCTTGACGCGGCCGGACGGCTCAGTGCTCGTTGAGTTGAATGGTGCGGGGTGGGGTGGGTGGGGCCGGCTTTGGTCTTTTGCGGGGTTCGTCGTCGGGTGTTTTCGCGGTCGGCGCCGGGCGGGGCGCGCCTGGTGGGGCAGGCGCTGTGGTGTGCGGCGGGTGCAGGGGCGGGCCTGCGGCTTTCGCCTGGTCGGTTGTGTGTCGCGCGGTGTGCTGGGCCGGTGGTGCGGTTCGCGTGGTTGGTTGTGCGTCATGCGGCGTAGTGGGGCAAGTTGTGCGTGCGGTGCGGTTTCTGCCGCGCCAGGGGGCGGGTCGTGTGCGGTATCCGCGGCGGCCGGTGGCCGACGGCGGCCGGCGCGCTGGCGCGCCGGTGCCGTGGTGCCGTGGTGCCGTGGTGCCGTGGTGCCGTGGTGCCGTGGTGCCGTGGTTGTCCCGTGGTGCCGCCGTCAGGTTCCAATGGCCGTGGGCTGGGGTGTTTGCTGCCATCGGCTGGTGGTCGGCGGGGTGCCTTTCGACGGCATGGGCGGGTGGGCTGGCCGGGCAGGACGCCTGTGGTGATGCTGTGGGGTCTGGGTCCTCGTCCGCGGCGGGGAGGGGAGGGATTGGGTCAGGGGTGCGGGGGCACATGCACCTCACAGTGGTGGAGGGGTGATCGACGATGGCCGGACGACCGGCAGCGGAAACGGCAGCGGCAGCGGCAGCGGGGCAAGGGGCGCGGACGGCGGGCCGTCAGGATGCTCGGACGCCGCCGCTGCGGCCCGGTGGCTACGATCCGGCCGACTACGCGGCAGTCGTGGTACGCGCTGCCCGGGAGGCCGGGGTTTCGCCGCTGCTGGTCATGGGGGTGCTCCACAACGAGGCCTACAAACCGCACCATCCCCTGCTGGAGCGGCTGTGGCAGTGGTGGAAACCCAAGGCGTCCTTCGGTCTGGCCAACATGCACCGGGCGACGTTCGAGCGGGTCCGGCACACGCATCGTCTGCCGGGCCGATGGCAGGACCTGCGGGATGACCCCGCTTTCGCCATCCGCACAGCCGCCCTGCACCTCAAGGACCTCGACCACAGCCTTCCCAAGGGGCATGTGCGCCGTTACACCCGTGACGAGCTCCTGGCCCTGGGCTACAACACCGGTGAACGCAACATGCGTGCCTTCGCCCGGGGCGTACCGCCCGGCCCGATGGCACGGTCGTACCTGCGCCGCTACCGCGCCCACCAGGAACGGGCTGCCGAAGCCCTCGGACGCGCCGGCACGCCGCACGACTAGGGTCTGTTGCGGAAGTAGATCTTGTTCGTTGATGATCACGTCCTGTGGGACGTGGGGATCTGACGAACGGCCAGTGGGCCCGGCTGGAGCCTCTGCTGCCGACGGGCATCAAGCCGGGTCGGCCGCAGGTGTGGACGCGGCGGCAGCTGATAGACGGCATACGGTGGCGGACCCGGACCGGTGCTCCCTGGCGGGACGTGCCCGAACGCTACGGGCCCTGGGATCGGGTCTATGACCTGTTCCGACGCTGGCAGCGGGACGGCACCTGGGGCGAGGATCCTCACCAAGCTCCAGGCCGAGGCGGACGCGAAGGGCCTGATCACCTGGGAGGTCAACGTCGACTCCACCGTCTGCCGGGCCCACCAGTACGCCGCGGAGCGGCGAAAAGGGGGACCTCCAGAAGGAGCCGCCCGGCGGGATCTTCGTCGAGCCAGCCGATCACGGCCTCGGACGCTCCCGCGGCGGACTGACCAGCAAGATCCACATCGCGGTCGAGCAAGGGCAGAAGCCCTTGTCCGTCGTGATCACGGCCGGGCAGCGGGGCGACTCCCCGCAGTTCGAAGCGGTCCTGGAAGCCGTCCGGGTTCCGAGGCTGGGGCCCGGCAGGCCGCGCAAGCGCCCGGACCGAGTGCGGGCCGACAAGGCGTACGACTCCCGCGGCAATCGCTCCTACCTGCGCAGACGCGGCATCAAGGCCACCATTCCGGTTCCGGCGGACCGAGTCCGCAACCGCCTCAAGCGTGGATCGCAGGGCGGGCGCCCGCCAAAGTTCGACAAAGACGACTACAAGCAACGGCACGCGGTCGAGTGCGGGATCAACCGGCTCAAGCGCCACCGGGCCGTCGCCACTCGGTACGACAAACTCGCCGTCCGCTACGAAGCGACAGTGCTGGTCGCAGCCATCAACGAGTGGCTGCGACCAGCACTTTCACAACAGGCCCTAGCACGACTCGGACGTCGGGTAGGAGTTGTCCGGCCGGTCATGGTCGTGGGTGGTCCGGCATGATGCCGGGGTGAGCATCGTCGTCGAGTTCTTCGCGGCTGCGGATGACGTGTCAGCGGCACTGGTTCTTCGGGCCGGGCCGCGACGCGCTTTCGAGTCGCTTTCCTTCGGCG
This window encodes:
- a CDS encoding ArsR/SmtB family transcription factor, with amino-acid sequence MESALPASAEVIRPLFGPGHGWLPDVLALTGDVRAARMESVLSQLREVGPEGLVAEVTGRFGAVVPRSWQRVLDDPGRFLAAYYEVADAAWRRLEPLWVRADALLGREAERVGSAVVSQNLGVVLTGLGPRVRYVDGVLELPRCAREVFELGGRRLVLVPVVFGAAASMHSFDRDDVVWFSYPLPGLGRLGSPGGQPVGEDGLVRLLGPVRAGVLRSVRPPATVSELARVLNTGVSTITYHCEYLRAVGLLQRERYGREVRQRLTGRGAALVELFKGPAG
- a CDS encoding lytic transglycosylase domain-containing protein — protein: MVRAAREAGVSPLLVMGVLHNEAYKPHHPLLERLWQWWKPKASFGLANMHRATFERVRHTHRLPGRWQDLRDDPAFAIRTAALHLKDLDHSLPKGHVRRYTRDELLALGYNTGERNMRAFARGVPPGPMARSYLRRYRAHQERAAEALGRAGTPHD